CAAGACAAGAAGATCCGCTCCGGCAAACAAAGACGCCACTGTTTCATGCTCCGGAGGCGGGTGAAATTTAACACTTGGATGATTTTCCAACTCGCTCGCATAACGATTCTTGAAACTGTCCGGACAGCACAGTGCCATCTCAATTTTCATACCCGAGGCATGAAGTTCCGCAACAGCGCGGCAGACATCTCGAATCCCTTCAAGGGCCGAATTCGCTATAATCGCCCCGGAATAAACCACGCGAAAAGGGGCTGCCTTGTCCCATTTTTTCCTGGAATCTCTCTCCCAGCTAGCAACATCGATGGTGTTCATAAAATCCACGAATGGGTGGCCCCACCTTTTGCCATAGGCCTCTGCCATACTCGGCGAAATGGCCATCCGAAGCGAAGCCAGGGAGACGATATCTTGCCCTTCACTGAGAATCTGCCTTCTAAAGTAAGGAGCGATTACCCCCCGCCGATAGGATGTCTCCATCCAGTCATCCATCATATGTATGGTAATCGGCGCTCCAGCCAACGCTGCAACCCCTTTAGTTAGACGAATAAAAGGAATGGATCCTAGAAGGCTGTATACAAGTTGCGGCTTAAAATTCAGGACCCATTGTTCAAGACGAGATGAAATTTTCGCCTTGTGAAATAAACCGTCGCCAATAAGAAACCGTTGAATTTTCTCAATTCGGGAAGGCCCCACTACGACTTGCTCAATTTCGCCAGAGGAAGTGGATTGCTCATCTCGCCCCTGTTTACGACTATTCTGCCACCGTTTGAGCATCGATACAGGCCACTTCCACTCTAACTCTGCACTGGCCAATCGGTATTCGTTTTCACAAACAGAATGATCCGAAGGAATGGTGTCCGAATGAAGGATCGCGATTTTATCCTTAGGCCACCCTTTATACAGATTCGTCAGCGTGACGCCGCCACCGAAATAGGGATTAAAGGAGTTAGGGCTGATAACGAGAACCGACGGAAAAGATTTAGATTCCATATATTAAACCTGTTGGGTCTTATACCACTTGACTGTTCGTTCAAGGCCTTCGCGGAAATCTGTTTTCGCCTGAAACTTGAACTCCTCCAAAGCTCGGCTGGTATCCAGACGCCTCCGTGGTTGCCCGTTCGGCTTCGAAACGTCCCAAACAATATCGCCCCGAAATTCACAAATATGCGCTATCAACTCAACGAGATCTTTGATAG
The nucleotide sequence above comes from Nitrospinaceae bacterium. Encoded proteins:
- a CDS encoding glycosyltransferase family 4 protein; amino-acid sequence: MESKSFPSVLVISPNSFNPYFGGGVTLTNLYKGWPKDKIAILHSDTIPSDHSVCENEYRLASAELEWKWPVSMLKRWQNSRKQGRDEQSTSSGEIEQVVVGPSRIEKIQRFLIGDGLFHKAKISSRLEQWVLNFKPQLVYSLLGSIPFIRLTKGVAALAGAPITIHMMDDWMETSYRRGVIAPYFRRQILSEGQDIVSLASLRMAISPSMAEAYGKRWGHPFVDFMNTIDVASWERDSRKKWDKAAPFRVVYSGAIIANSALEGIRDVCRAVAELHASGMKIEMALCCPDSFKNRYASELENHPSVKFHPPPEHETVASLFAGADLLVLPVNFDDESIRYIRYSMPTKVPAYMCSGTPVLVYGPGEVASVQYAEREGWGYVVSEQGVDKLVDAIKVLAADDELRKRLALRAKEVALKNHDAGHVRAAFRRELAAAAGM